Proteins encoded in a region of the Metamycoplasma alkalescens genome:
- the pta gene encoding phosphate acetyltransferase, translated as MYTIQEIKNKLAKEKNKKRIVLPEGEAKIIQDVAKTLIEKNLGLPILVFKYEKDIPSELKKYSNLEIIALDKFNTEEFEKKFVEIRKGKATPEQATAMMKLPNYIGCMLVKTNQADCMLSGLNNTTADTIRPALQIIGTKPQYSIASTVLIMAKNDEKYIFTDCALNIKPTSEQLVDITEMAAEFAKTINVQNIEATLLSYSTNGSGKGEDVDRVNKAVQILKSKEKNYKVEGEIQFDAAFDKLVRDKKFKDNILTKKTPDIFVFPEIHSGNIGYKIAQRMGGYEAIGPFVLGLNQPVNDLSRGATFDDVLNTAIMTLFLS; from the coding sequence ATGTATACAATACAAGAAATAAAAAATAAACTAGCTAAAGAAAAAAATAAAAAACGGATTGTTTTACCTGAAGGTGAAGCAAAAATCATTCAAGATGTAGCAAAAACATTAATTGAAAAAAACTTAGGTTTACCAATCTTAGTTTTCAAATATGAAAAAGATATTCCCTCTGAATTAAAAAAATATTCAAATCTTGAAATTATAGCTTTGGATAAATTTAATACCGAGGAATTTGAAAAGAAATTTGTTGAAATAAGAAAAGGAAAAGCAACGCCTGAACAAGCTACTGCTATGATGAAATTACCAAACTACATTGGTTGTATGTTAGTAAAAACCAATCAGGCAGATTGCATGTTATCAGGATTAAACAACACTACTGCTGACACAATTCGTCCTGCACTTCAAATCATTGGTACAAAACCTCAATATAGTATTGCAAGTACTGTTCTTATCATGGCTAAAAATGATGAAAAATACATTTTTACAGATTGTGCACTAAACATTAAACCAACAAGTGAACAATTAGTTGATATCACAGAAATGGCAGCCGAATTTGCTAAAACAATAAATGTTCAAAACATCGAAGCAACATTGCTAAGTTATTCAACAAATGGTTCGGGTAAGGGTGAAGATGTTGATCGGGTAAATAAGGCTGTTCAAATTTTGAAATCAAAAGAAAAAAACTATAAAGTTGAAGGTGAGATTCAATTTGATGCTGCTTTTGACAAACTTGTTAGGGATAAAAAATTTAAAGATAACATTCTAACTAAAAAAACACCTGATATCTTTGTCTTTCCAGAAATTCATTCAGGCAACATTGGATATAAAATAGCACAAAGAATGGGTGGATATGAAGCAATTGGACCATTTGTTTTAGGATTAAACCAACCTGTTAATGATCTAAGTCGTGGTGCAACATTTGATGATGTTTTAAACACCGCAATAATGACTTTGTTCTTATCATAA